In a genomic window of Acipenser ruthenus chromosome 41, fAciRut3.2 maternal haplotype, whole genome shotgun sequence:
- the LOC117433587 gene encoding sialic acid-binding Ig-like lectin 5 isoform X1, whose translation MDSTRRYRLSCCLLQGIVLSVVCDAWTVEVPKKISALQDSCVIIPCSFSYSSNPPQSFIAVWYQYASRGYPVVYDGRNPSGVIDKFRGRTDLVGDVSGRDCSLKINNITRNDNGEKLYPWIDPDHISYRIYTFYDKTVELAVTDYADSPEISVLGTAVNGSSVRVTCSTVHTCPASPPNFIWSYAGDSVSSHHEHQSNGRWKSTSVLTLTTSRNDDVREMTCKVAHPGGKTASSITLYAPKDVTVFLANRAIKEGTAVILKCVSDGNPEPRHYQWFQTRGRKTIDLNNDTQLLEISNVRRDSVYSCTAHNGLGNKKSEPVTLPVEYAPEIDADSHCTLRGGAVTCNCRAVAKPPASISWNIHGTSSRETLNSSSTVNGNVVTGVLTGSLASQVNISCSAANIHGDTSYHLPFVTGNDTFIYTRNASLSIIQDNIKVYGSAAAIGILVMIIIIAVIIFKKRQQKQDTNSPAHQTLGLSEYKKESLAQQDAALYVEQNTRKNTAYECRPAGQQRHQAEQTKKNEENWQDDYMLPDSREDATDEAIYENNCQFPLMEEEIQNSPDEAIYTNM comes from the exons GTATTGTTCTAAGTGTAGTTTGTGATGCCTGGACTGTGGAAGTTCCAAAGAAGATCTCAGCATTGCAAGACTCCTGTGTGATCATTCCATGCAGTTTCTCTTATTCTTCTAATCCACCCCAGTCTTTCATAGCAGTTTGGTACCAGTATGCAAGCAGGGGCTACCCAGTGGTTTATGATGGCAGGAATCCCAGCGGTGTCATTGACAAGTTCAGAGGACGTACGGATTTGGTTGGTGATGTGAGTGGCAGGGATTGTAGTCTGAAAATCAACAATATAACCAGGAATGACAACGGAGAAAAACTGTATCCATGGATTGATCCAGATCATATTTCTTACAGAATTTACACATTTTATGATAAAACTGTGGAGCTCGCTGTTACAG ACTATGCAGATTCCCCTGAGATTTCAGTGCTTGGCACAGCGGTCAATGGCAGTTCTGTTAGGGTCACCTGTAGCACTGTCCACACTTGCCCAGCCTCCCCACCTAATTTCATCTGGAGCTACGCTGGTGATTCAGTCTCTTCCCATCATGAACATCAATCCAATGGTCGCTGGAAATCCACTTCAGTTTTGACATTGACGACGTCACGCAATGACGACGTCAGAGAGATGACTTGTAAAGTTGCACACCCAGGAGGGAAGACCGCAAGCAGCATCACATTAT atgcTCCCAAGGATGTTACTGTTTTCTTGGCTAACAGAGCCATAAAAGAAGGAACTGCTGTTATCTTAAAGTGTGTAAGTGATGGAAACCCAGAGCCCCGACACTACCAGTGGTTTCAAACCCGAGGGAGGAAGACCATTGACTTAAACAATGATACACAGCTTTTAGAAATTTCAAATGTAAGACGAGACAGTGTCTACAGCTGCACGGCACACAATGGGCTTGGGAACAAGAAGTCAGAGCCTGTGACTCTTCCTGTCGAGT ATGCTCCAGAAATTGACGCTGACTCCCACTGCACTCTCCGAGGAGGAGCAGTCACGTGCAACTGCCGTGCTGTCGCCAAACCTCCAGCTTCCATCAGCTGGAACATTCATGGAACTTCAAGCAGAGAGACTTTGAACAGTTCCAGTACAGTCAATGGAAATGTGGTTACTGGCGTTCTGACAGGGAGTCTGGCATCTCAGGTTAACATCTCCTGCTCTGCTGCTAACATACATGGGGATACATCCTACCATCTACCCTTCGTCACAGGCAATGACACTTTTATCTATACAAGGAATGCATCACTGTCTATCATCCAAG ATAATATCAAAGTGTATGGATCTGCTGCAGCTATTGGTATTTTGGTTATGATCATAATAATTGCAGTTATCATATTCAAGAAGCGACAGCAAAA ACAAGACACGAACAGCCCGGCTCACCAAACCCTGGGTTTATCGGAATATAAGAAAGAAAGTTTAGCGCAGCAAGATGCCGCTTTATATGTCGAACAGAATACGCGCAAGAACACAGCGTATGAGTGCAGGCCAGCTGGTCAGCAACGCCATCAAGCAGAACAAACGAAGAAAAACGAAGAAAACTGGCAGGACGATTATATGCTTCCGGACTCGAGGGAGGACGCAACGGATGAAGCGATTTATGAAAATAACTGCCAGTTTCCACTAATGGAAGAG
- the LOC117433587 gene encoding sialic acid-binding Ig-like lectin 5 isoform X2, which produces MDSTRRYRLSCCLLQGIVLSVVCDAWTVEVPKKISALQDSCVIIPCSFSYSSNPPQSFIAVWYQYASRGYPVVYDGRNPSGVIDKFRGRTDLVGDVSGRDCSLKINNITRNDNGEKLYPWIDPDHISYRIYTFYDKTVELAVTDYADSPEISVLGTAVNGSSVRVTCSTVHTCPASPPNFIWSYAGDSVSSHHEHQSNGRWKSTSVLTLTTSRNDDVREMTCKVAHPGGKTASSITLYAPKDVTVFLANRAIKEGTAVILKCVSDGNPEPRHYQWFQTRGRKTIDLNNDTQLLEISNVRRDSVYSCTAHNGLGNKKSEPVTLPVEYAPEIDADSHCTLRGGAVTCNCRAVAKPPASISWNIHGTSSRETLNSSSTVNGNVVTGVLTGSLASQVNISCSAANIHGDTSYHLPFVTDNIKVYGSAAAIGILVMIIIIAVIIFKKRQQKQDTNSPAHQTLGLSEYKKESLAQQDAALYVEQNTRKNTAYECRPAGQQRHQAEQTKKNEENWQDDYMLPDSREDATDEAIYENNCQFPLMEEEIQNSPDEAIYTNM; this is translated from the exons GTATTGTTCTAAGTGTAGTTTGTGATGCCTGGACTGTGGAAGTTCCAAAGAAGATCTCAGCATTGCAAGACTCCTGTGTGATCATTCCATGCAGTTTCTCTTATTCTTCTAATCCACCCCAGTCTTTCATAGCAGTTTGGTACCAGTATGCAAGCAGGGGCTACCCAGTGGTTTATGATGGCAGGAATCCCAGCGGTGTCATTGACAAGTTCAGAGGACGTACGGATTTGGTTGGTGATGTGAGTGGCAGGGATTGTAGTCTGAAAATCAACAATATAACCAGGAATGACAACGGAGAAAAACTGTATCCATGGATTGATCCAGATCATATTTCTTACAGAATTTACACATTTTATGATAAAACTGTGGAGCTCGCTGTTACAG ACTATGCAGATTCCCCTGAGATTTCAGTGCTTGGCACAGCGGTCAATGGCAGTTCTGTTAGGGTCACCTGTAGCACTGTCCACACTTGCCCAGCCTCCCCACCTAATTTCATCTGGAGCTACGCTGGTGATTCAGTCTCTTCCCATCATGAACATCAATCCAATGGTCGCTGGAAATCCACTTCAGTTTTGACATTGACGACGTCACGCAATGACGACGTCAGAGAGATGACTTGTAAAGTTGCACACCCAGGAGGGAAGACCGCAAGCAGCATCACATTAT atgcTCCCAAGGATGTTACTGTTTTCTTGGCTAACAGAGCCATAAAAGAAGGAACTGCTGTTATCTTAAAGTGTGTAAGTGATGGAAACCCAGAGCCCCGACACTACCAGTGGTTTCAAACCCGAGGGAGGAAGACCATTGACTTAAACAATGATACACAGCTTTTAGAAATTTCAAATGTAAGACGAGACAGTGTCTACAGCTGCACGGCACACAATGGGCTTGGGAACAAGAAGTCAGAGCCTGTGACTCTTCCTGTCGAGT ATGCTCCAGAAATTGACGCTGACTCCCACTGCACTCTCCGAGGAGGAGCAGTCACGTGCAACTGCCGTGCTGTCGCCAAACCTCCAGCTTCCATCAGCTGGAACATTCATGGAACTTCAAGCAGAGAGACTTTGAACAGTTCCAGTACAGTCAATGGAAATGTGGTTACTGGCGTTCTGACAGGGAGTCTGGCATCTCAGGTTAACATCTCCTGCTCTGCTGCTAACATACATGGGGATACATCCTACCATCTACCCTTCGTCACAG ATAATATCAAAGTGTATGGATCTGCTGCAGCTATTGGTATTTTGGTTATGATCATAATAATTGCAGTTATCATATTCAAGAAGCGACAGCAAAA ACAAGACACGAACAGCCCGGCTCACCAAACCCTGGGTTTATCGGAATATAAGAAAGAAAGTTTAGCGCAGCAAGATGCCGCTTTATATGTCGAACAGAATACGCGCAAGAACACAGCGTATGAGTGCAGGCCAGCTGGTCAGCAACGCCATCAAGCAGAACAAACGAAGAAAAACGAAGAAAACTGGCAGGACGATTATATGCTTCCGGACTCGAGGGAGGACGCAACGGATGAAGCGATTTATGAAAATAACTGCCAGTTTCCACTAATGGAAGAG